The nucleotide window TTTCAAAGGTAAGATCATCAATATCCACCATTCATTTTTACCGGCTTTTATTGGCGCCAATCCTTACAAACAGGCTTTTGAAAGAGGCGTGAAGATCATCGGAGCTACAGCACATTTTGTGACAAACGATTTGGATGAAGGTCCAATTATTTACCAAGATATAATCAAAGTAACGCATTCCAAAACAGCAAAAGATCTGGCTAAATTAGGAAGAGATGTTGAAAAGAATGTTTTGGCTAATGCTTTGAAATTGGTCTTTGAAGACAAGGTTTTTATCGATGGAAATAAGACGATTATTTTTGAGTAAAAATTTTTTCTCGTTTAAGTTTTAGAGTGTATTCTATAACATTTTTATATGACAACGATTGAGTTTTTTCTAGAGAAACAATTTCAAATTTTTCGATTAATTTTTCTTGATTGTAAAGTTCTAAATATTCTTTTCTATTAATTTCAGTTAGTTTTAATTCAAAATAGTCTTTAATCTTAGTTACTGTATAAGTTGGTGGTTCTTTGCAATGGTCTCCATAAGTTCTGATGAATTTATTTTTTCGATAGAAAGTCCAGTTAACATCCTTACAATAATTATTTCTTTTACCGTTAGTAAAAACTATTGTATCTAATTTTGCAAAATCATCGTTGCTGTTGTCAGTTATCCAAGGATTCGAAACCGTTCTGATTGACCTTTTACTTTCCTGATTTATCGTCTTTTTGAAAACATTAAATAAATTTTTCTCTGTAATTTCAATTTTCTGCGCTGAAATAAAATTTACAATAAATGTAAGTAATATAATAATTGTTTTTGTTGATGTCATTTGAAATATTTCCAATTAAGTAAACTTAAAAAAAAATTACCTGATCCCCAACAACTGAAACAATTCCTCTTTCTTGTTCAGCGCAATCGAAATACTTTTTCCGTTCACAAGTTCCACCATATTTCCGTTGAGACTTCGGATGGCTTCCAGATTGATGATAAACGAACGCTGAACTCGGAAGAATTTTGGTAAAGTCAGAACTTCATCCATCGACTTCAAAGTTGCTAGAGTAGTGTATGTTTCATTTTGGATGACGATTTTCAAATAATCGCCTTGCGCTTCTACATAAAGGATTTCGTCTAAAAGAATCTTCGTGAGTTTTCCATCAGACTTAATGAAAATCCGATCAGAATTGACTTGATGAACCGTAGAGTTTTGTTTTAAACTGATATAATCTTTAGCTTTGTTCACAGCTTTCAGGAAACGGTCAAATCGAACAGGTTTTACCAAATAATCCGTCGCTCCAGTTTCAAATCCGTCCAAAGCAAAATCTCTGTGAGCCGTGACAAAGATAATAACAGGCGGATTTTCCAGACTTTTTACCAGATCCAAACCATTGATCTTCGGCATTTGAATATCACTGAAAATTAGGTCAACATTATTATTCTCCAAAAACATCAGAGCTTTTACAGGATCTTCAAATGAATCCACAAGTTCCAGAAAATCAATTTCTTTCACGAAGTTTTCTATGATCTCTCTTCCGATTGGTTCGTCGTCCAAAACGATGCAACGTAGTTTTTCCATTTCTATAAATTGATTTTCAGTTCGACTTTAAAGCTGTTTTCAAGGGTTGTGATCTTCAGATCGTGTTGGTTTGGATATAGTAATTGAAGTCGTTTTTTGATGTTTTCCAAGCCAATTCCACCAAATTCTTTTTTGATCTCTGTTTTGTCAAAATCATTTTCCAGAACAAAGTAAAAGGTGTCACTTTCGACTTTAATTTTCTGGTCAATAAACTGATTGGCAGAATTCTTCAATCCATATTTGAAAGCATTTTCGATGAATGTAAAAGTCAAAAGTGGAGCGATGTAAAGCCCAGCGATCTGATCATCTCCCAAAATTTCCAAGTGGATATTTTTGTCTCTCGGATAACGCATTTTTTCAAGCTCAAAGTAGTTTCTGATGAAGTCCAATTCCTTTTCCAGGGACACTTTTTCAGAATTGGATTCGTAAAGCGTGTAACTCATAATGTCAGAAAGATTCAAAACAACTTCCGGTGCGGAATCGTCTTTTCTCACAATCAAACCGTACAGATTATTCAAGGTATTGAAGAGGAAATGCGGATTGAGTTGCGATTTCAAAAAGTCTTTTTCAATATTGACATTCTGGATCTCGACCTGTAGTTTTTGTTGCTGAAGATGCGTCGTTTTGTTATAAATTCTCACAATCTCAAACAAGATCTTCACAAAGAAAAAAGGTGACAAAATATAGATCACAAGCATAATGTTGGACAGTACAACCTCAAGTCCGATGACTTCTTTAATGCTTTGATTCGCAAAAACCTTGATCATTCCGGAGAATCTTCCGGTTTTTATTTCCCAACCAAAATAATGGTAGAGGCGAAACATAGAATTGTTGACAATTAACCAAATATAAATGCTGACAGGAATTAATATTGATGTGATGATCAGGAAATTATTGATTCTGAATTTCTTAATTTTTGGAAATATCAAATAAAAAAATCCATAAAAGATAACTGCATTGCTTACAAACGTCCTGAAAGTCATAAGGAAACATTCAAAATAAGTGATTTTGGAATCAAAACGATAATAGACAAAAAGTAATGCAGAAAATACAAACCACATCAAACAATGGAAAATAATCTTCGGACTTTTGTTGTAGAATCGTTCAAAGTCCTGCAGGAAATTTTGATCCGACGATTGTTCTTTTGAGAAAGGGTTTTCTTGCATTTTGCTTGTGTTAAAAGGCATTTTCAAAAATAGGCTTTTGATATTTTAATTTGAAATAAATCCAGAATTTTTATAAGATCTCATCCACTTCTATTAGATTGAAATTCCTATCATTTTTGATGAAATCATAGATCATCGCAGAATGTCCGGCACCGACTAGGATCAAAACATTCTTGCTTCCTTTCTTGATCTGATCCTGAAAATTAGCATAGATCAAAAGATTTCGTCTGTACCAATCCGCAACCAAATTGGCTCCGAAATAATTGTCAGCAACACCAATTTTATTTGCTAATGAAATGTAAAAACCTTTGTTGGATAATCTGTTTTCAGCGGTATTTAGACATTTTAAAGTTTTTATCAATTCGATTTCGTTGATGCAGATCTTGTAGTCAATTGAGAAACTTTTCAGACTTTCAGAGAATTCATTTTTAAGTTCTTCATTCTCGCCAGCTTTCTTTTGGAGCAGGTCAAAACGCATCTCTGAGAAATGATCGATTGGATAGATGGAATCATTTTTCGCCTTCTTTCCCAATCTGAAAGCCAGTTGATAGATCTCATTTTCCTTGTGCTTTTTCTTGGATCTCGCATTGGAAATCGTGTCTGTGATCTTATCAAAAGAATTATTGAGATAAGCTTGGTAAAGTTGATTCAGTTTCGCTTTATTCGAAAATTCTTCCTCAACAAATATTTGCTCGGGTTTCAGTTTTTTATAAATCAAGTCTGTGATATGCTCCAGTTCAGCTTGGTTTTTTGGTTCGAGGATGTTACGGACCTCAGATTTTATCGCATCATTTCCCGGATTGTTGAAGTGGTAGGTGCCAAGAAGTACAACATTGATCTTGTCCTGAGAATAGATCAAGGAATTGAAAAATATCAGAGAAAGAACAAAAAATATTTTAGCAGTTTTCATAGCATTGAATTATTAACGGACCAAAAGTAAAATCGAAAAGGTTTTAAATCAATTATAATCGGTGAGAGTGCATCTTTGTCCGTCAGAATTTAATTTTTAATCGATGAAGAAAAATCATTATTTTTATCGGGAAATAAATCAAAAACTATGTCGATCAACAGACGAGACTGGCTTAAAACAGCTTTGCTGGGAAGTGCAGCACTCACACTTTCCCCACTTGAATTCCTTGCGAAAAATACCCCAAATTTTCACGAATTGAAGAACGATGACAAAACAATCCGCCTTTGTTTCAACGAGAATCCGTTTGGCATTTCCCCGAAAGCTTTGGAAGCCATGCAAAAAAGCCTGAGTCTTTCTTCGATGTACGATTTCAAATTTGCGGATACTTTGAGTGCGAAACTGGCGGAGAAAAACCAGTTGAAGCAAGAAAATATTCTAGTGGCTGCAGGTTCATCTTTTTTGTTGGAATTGATCATCAAATATGTTTCGTTGGACAAAGGTCATTTCATCATTCCGGATCCGTCGTTTACAATCTTTGAACCAATCGGCGAATTTTTGGGAATGTCAAAAACCGTAGTTCCTTTGAATGAACAAAAGCGAATCGACCTTAACCAAATGAAAAGTGCGATACGGAAAGACACAAAACTCATCTACATCTGCAATCCGAACAATCCAACTGGAGATTTGCTTTCAAGAACGGAAATTGAAAGTTTTATCAAATCTATTCCAGACAATATCACAATCTTGGTTGATGAAGCTTACATCGAATTTACCAATCAGAGATCCTTGAGCGATCTGGTCAATACTTATAAAAATCTGGTCGTGACGAGAACGTTCTCCAAGCTTTATGGATTTGCTGGCGCAAGATTGGGATACGCCATTGGAAATCCGACATTGATCAAAGAACTTAAGAAACTTCAAAGTTGGAGTGGTGCAGAAATCAGCGTGACGACGATGGCTGGTGCAATTGCAGCGATGGAAGATCAGGAATTCATTTCCAAAGTTTTGGACAACAATCAAAAAGTGAAAGATTTTACAATGTCTGAATTCCAAAAAAATGACATCAAAACCATTTCGTCTGCTGCCAATTTCGTTTATTTTTCTTTGGATAATTATAAGGACAATTATTTTAAAAAGTTGAAAGATGCAAAGATTTTAGGAGGGAAGACCTATGAACAAAGCGGAAAGTGGACTAGAATAAGTTTGGGAACGATGGAGGAAATGAAGGTGTATTTTGGGGCGATTACTTGAAAATAAGATTATGATTTTTAACGAAATTTCTTTTCACGATTCTCATATAATGCAAGTCAAAGAAAATCCAGCTAAACAAACACTAGATTTTTTTATAGATTTTCCAACCGATTGGGAAAATAATATTTTTGAGCATAAAATCTTAAGGTTTGAAAACGTCACTTTTTATAGTTTGGAAGAAATTCCATTTGATGGTTTACCAACCATTTTGAATATTAATGATTTAGGGGAAATAACTAAAGATTTTTCAACTTCAAATTACGAATGGATAATAGTTCGAAATAAAATAGAAATACAAACAAATGCAGGAAATAGGATTATAGAATTTTCTAATTGTACATTTATTTAAAGTAATTTTTTTTTAATCTCAATAATAAAAGATATCAAGCCATAATGTTACTAAACTCCTTCCGATACTGCGACGGACTTTGCTTTGTATGTTCTTTAAAGGTCTTATTAAAATAACTGAAATTGTTGAAGCCACTTTCAAAACAGATCTCGGTAATGCTCATCGGCTGTTCGGCCAAAAGTTTCAGGGAATGTGTGATTCTGTATTCATTCACAAATTGAGTAAATGTTTTATTCGTAATTTTTTTGAAATATCTGCAGAACGAAGGAACAGTCATCGTTGCCAATCCTGCGACCTCTTCCAAACTGATTTGGTTTTTAAAATTATCTTTCACGTGATTGAAGATGAGATTGATCCTATCATTATCCTCTTTTTGCGTTTGCAGATAATATTTTGCAGCGTTGAGAATTTTAAAATCTGAGGTGTGAGCGAGTTCATCCAGAATCTCTATCAGCTTCAGAAGTTTGTCCAGATAAGATGATTCTGACAAAGCTTTGATCTTTGGCTCCAGCGCTTTCTTTACTTTTTCTCCAAAGACGATTCCACTTTTTGCCGCTTCCAGCATTTGGAAGATTCTGTTCATTTCTGGTGCATTCCAAAGTTCAGTTCCAAGGAAATCTTTGGAAAATTGGATCACGACTTCGTAATCGTTATTTGTATTTTCATTCGTCATTCCGCAATGTGGCAGGTTGCTGCCAATCAATATCAAATCACCATCTGAGAAGTAAGAAATATTACTTCCAATTTGTCTTTTTCCGGAACCACCGCAAACAAAAATCAGTTCAATCTCCGGATGATAATGCCATACGTGCGATTTGATGTTTTCATTTTTGGTAAAATGAAGACACGTGAAACTGCTTCCAATATTAGGTTTTATCGATTCAAATGACGGATTGTGATGTTTCATAGAACAAATTTACGAAATCTAAATTATATATTCAATATTGTCTTTAATATATAGTTAATATTTGATTAATGTTAATATAGAACATATTTTTGAAAATCAGAATGTATTATTTCTGCGGACACAGATCTACATTTGCATAGTAAAACAATCAAAAAAGAATATTATGAAAAATTTTATAAAATTAAGTTTCCTTGTAGCAGTAACATTGATCTCTGCAAATGTTTTTGGAAAGGACAAAGGTTTTTCACTTTCTATCGGAGAGGTAAAAGAACAGACTGTACACTTTGAAGTTGCTAATGCAAAAAATGTTTCATTATATGTTTATAACAGCGACAAAGGTGAAGTTTATTCTGAGAAGATCATTAATAGTGACAGCGTAGAGAAGTCTTACAATATGAGCAGTATGGCTTCAGGGACTTACTATCTGGTTGCTGAGTCAGATTCTAAAATTGAAAAATATAAGATCACAGTAAATGATAAAAAAGTAACTGTTGATAATTCTCCTATTTCTGCAATCACTAAGCCAGAATTTACCATCAATAAAAATATGGTTAAGTTACAAATGACAAACGTTATAGGAGATGTGAGAGTTTCTATCTACGATACAGCAAACAACACGTACTATAGTAAAAATAACGTTTCTAAGGACGGATTGATTGATCTTACTTTCGATCTTAATCCTCAAAATCCAGAAACTTACATCATCAGTGTTGAGAAAGACGGCGACAGCTTTAGCAGAATGATTTCTTTGAAATAGTTTTTTAAACTAAGGTTATATATATATTATTTTCTAAAAGCTTCACATCGTGTGAAGCTTTTTTTTGGTTTAAGATTGAAATA belongs to Chryseobacterium sp. KACC 21268 and includes:
- a CDS encoding LytTR family DNA-binding domain-containing protein encodes the protein MEKLRCIVLDDEPIGREIIENFVKEIDFLELVDSFEDPVKALMFLENNNVDLIFSDIQMPKINGLDLVKSLENPPVIIFVTAHRDFALDGFETGATDYLVKPVRFDRFLKAVNKAKDYISLKQNSTVHQVNSDRIFIKSDGKLTKILLDEILYVEAQGDYLKIVIQNETYTTLATLKSMDEVLTLPKFFRVQRSFIINLEAIRSLNGNMVELVNGKSISIALNKKEELFQLLGIR
- a CDS encoding sensor histidine kinase, whose translation is MQENPFSKEQSSDQNFLQDFERFYNKSPKIIFHCLMWFVFSALLFVYYRFDSKITYFECFLMTFRTFVSNAVIFYGFFYLIFPKIKKFRINNFLIITSILIPVSIYIWLIVNNSMFRLYHYFGWEIKTGRFSGMIKVFANQSIKEVIGLEVVLSNIMLVIYILSPFFFVKILFEIVRIYNKTTHLQQQKLQVEIQNVNIEKDFLKSQLNPHFLFNTLNNLYGLIVRKDDSAPEVVLNLSDIMSYTLYESNSEKVSLEKELDFIRNYFELEKMRYPRDKNIHLEILGDDQIAGLYIAPLLTFTFIENAFKYGLKNSANQFIDQKIKVESDTFYFVLENDFDKTEIKKEFGGIGLENIKKRLQLLYPNQHDLKITTLENSFKVELKINL
- a CDS encoding DUF5694 domain-containing protein gives rise to the protein MKTAKIFFVLSLIFFNSLIYSQDKINVVLLGTYHFNNPGNDAIKSEVRNILEPKNQAELEHITDLIYKKLKPEQIFVEEEFSNKAKLNQLYQAYLNNSFDKITDTISNARSKKKHKENEIYQLAFRLGKKAKNDSIYPIDHFSEMRFDLLQKKAGENEELKNEFSESLKSFSIDYKICINEIELIKTLKCLNTAENRLSNKGFYISLANKIGVADNYFGANLVADWYRRNLLIYANFQDQIKKGSKNVLILVGAGHSAMIYDFIKNDRNFNLIEVDEIL
- a CDS encoding histidinol-phosphate transaminase; protein product: MSINRRDWLKTALLGSAALTLSPLEFLAKNTPNFHELKNDDKTIRLCFNENPFGISPKALEAMQKSLSLSSMYDFKFADTLSAKLAEKNQLKQENILVAAGSSFLLELIIKYVSLDKGHFIIPDPSFTIFEPIGEFLGMSKTVVPLNEQKRIDLNQMKSAIRKDTKLIYICNPNNPTGDLLSRTEIESFIKSIPDNITILVDEAYIEFTNQRSLSDLVNTYKNLVVTRTFSKLYGFAGARLGYAIGNPTLIKELKKLQSWSGAEISVTTMAGAIAAMEDQEFISKVLDNNQKVKDFTMSEFQKNDIKTISSAANFVYFSLDNYKDNYFKKLKDAKILGGKTYEQSGKWTRISLGTMEEMKVYFGAIT
- a CDS encoding AraC family transcriptional regulator; its protein translation is MKHHNPSFESIKPNIGSSFTCLHFTKNENIKSHVWHYHPEIELIFVCGGSGKRQIGSNISYFSDGDLILIGSNLPHCGMTNENTNNDYEVVIQFSKDFLGTELWNAPEMNRIFQMLEAAKSGIVFGEKVKKALEPKIKALSESSYLDKLLKLIEILDELAHTSDFKILNAAKYYLQTQKEDNDRINLIFNHVKDNFKNQISLEEVAGLATMTVPSFCRYFKKITNKTFTQFVNEYRITHSLKLLAEQPMSITEICFESGFNNFSYFNKTFKEHTKQSPSQYRKEFSNIMA
- a CDS encoding DUF3244 domain-containing protein: MKNFIKLSFLVAVTLISANVFGKDKGFSLSIGEVKEQTVHFEVANAKNVSLYVYNSDKGEVYSEKIINSDSVEKSYNMSSMASGTYYLVAESDSKIEKYKITVNDKKVTVDNSPISAITKPEFTINKNMVKLQMTNVIGDVRVSIYDTANNTYYSKNNVSKDGLIDLTFDLNPQNPETYIISVEKDGDSFSRMISLK